CAGCAGCCCGTCCGACAGCGGGCGGTAGCCCTGGATCGGCAGCCAGCGCAGATCGACCGCGAAGACCAGGATCAGCACATAGCCGATGACGAAGACCGGCACCGAGAACCCCAGCACGGAGCCCGCCATGACCGCGCGGTCCAGCAGCTTGCCTTGCCGCCAGGCCGCCACGATGCCCAGGGGCAGGGCGATCGCCACCGACACCAGGATGGTGCAGAGGGTCAGCGCGATGGAGGGGCCGGCGCGGTCGGCGATCATGGACGTCACCGAGGCGCCGGACAGCAGCGATACGCCCAGGTCCCCGCGCAGCAGTTGGCCCAGCCACAGGAACAACTGCAGGTACACGGGCTGGTCCAGTCCCATGGCATGGCGGATCTGCTCCAATTGCGCCGGCGTCGCCGAATCGCCCGCGATGATCGCGGCCGGGTCGCCCGGCGTCAGCCGCAGCATCGCGAACACGATGACCGCGACCATCGCCAGCACCGGAATCGTCGCCAGCAGCCGCCGCATGATGAATGAAATCATGGCGGGTCCTTGCGCGTTATTTGGCGGACTTGATAATGCCCCAGAACACCGAGATCGGCCCGTTCACCGGATGGGACAGCGTGCTGCGGTAGCCGGTGGGCACGGTGAACTGGCCCATGGGCAGCAGCACGCCCTCGTCGATCACCAACTGCTGGATCTCGGCGGCCAGCTTGCGTTGCTCGTCCGGGTTGCCCGACAGCGCGAACTGCATGCGCAGCTTCTCGATGGCGGGCACGTCCGGCCAGCCGAACCAGGCGCCCTTGCCGTTGGCCGCCACGCCGAAGGCGCGCAGGGGATCGATGACGTCGGCCATCACGTTGTTGGTGGAGAAGATGTTCCAGCCGCCCTTGTCCAGCGGCGCCATGGAGGCGCGGCGCGACACCAGCGTCTGCCAGTCCATGGCTTCCAGCTTGACGTTGAAACCGGCCTTGCGCAGCGCCTGCGCGATGACGATGGGCTGGGCCTTGACCGTTCCCAGGTCGGTGGGCTGCAGGATGACCACGGGCTGCGTCTTCGGATCGTAGTGCGCTTCCTTCAGCAGCGCCTTGGCCTTCTCGATGTTGCCCTTTACCGTCACGTCGGCGCCGGCGTCGCTTTCGAAGGGCATGCCGCAGCCGAAGATGGCGGGGCAGGTGCGGTAGTACTTGGGATTGCCCACCAGGGCCTGCAACACTTCCTGCTGGTCCACCGCATACATGGCGGCCTGGCGCACGAGCTTATTGTCGAACGGCGGATTGAGGAAGTTCATGCGCATGACGGTCTGGTTGCCGGTCGGATCCAGGACGGCGAGCTTCACGTCGGGCTGGTTCTCCAGCAGGGGCAGCATGTCGTAGGGCACCTGCTCCATATAGTCGATTTCGCCGCTGGCCAGGGCGTTCACCGCCGTCATCGGGTCGGGCATCGTCACCCACTTGACCCGGTCTACGTTGACCACCTTGCCGCCGGCGGTGCCGCTGGGCGGCTCGGCGCGGGGCACGTAGTCCTGGTTCTTCTCGAAGACGATCTGCACGCCCGGCTTGAATTCCGCGGTAACCATCTTGAAGGGGCCGGAGCCGATGTATTCCTTGATGGCTTCGGTGGGCGGCGTCCTGGCGATGCGCTCCGGCATCATGAACGGCGGCACGCCGCTGGTCTTGGCCAGCGCGCGGATCGCCAGGTCGGTGGGCGCGGAAAAGCTCATGGAGAAATGTTCGGCGTCGATGGGCTTCATGTCGGTCATGAGCTGCGTCATGATCTGGCCCATCTTGTCCTGCGCGGCCCAGCGTTTGATCGACATCACGCAGTCGGCCGCCGTCACGGGCGCGCCGTCATGCCATTTCAGGCCCGGGCGCAGCGTGAAGGTGTAGGTCTTGCCATCGGCGGAAACGTCCCACTTTTCCAGCATCTGCGGATGTATCTTGCCCTGCACGTCGGTGCCCAGCAGGGTATCGAAGATCATGTAGCCGAAATTGCGCGTGATGTAGGCCGTGGTGATGATCGGGTCCAGCACCCGGATGTCCGATTGCATCACCGCGGTTATCTGCGTCGCCGCGGCCGCCGGCGTGGCCGCTCCCGTGGCCAGCGCGCCGGTGAATGCCAGCGCGGCACAGAGGCGTCTTGCCGAAAACGTGATGCCCATGGTCTTGCTCCCTTGACTTGTCGTTGAAATGAATCCCGCTCGCCGGACGGACCGGCGATTGCGGGAACGGCGCCGCGAGGCGCCGCCTTCCTGCTCAGGCGCGCGCCGGAACCGCGGCTCGGCCGCGCGCCAGGAATGCCTGGAATTCTTCCGGAGGAACAAATCTGCCGCCGGTGCTCCAGACGATGTGCGTGGCGCGCGCGAGGCTGTCGCCCGGCGCGTGCTCGCGCAGGTAGGCCTCGCCCACGGCGTGCGACAACAACATGCGCGGACCGCTCAGCGCGGCGGCGGCGGAGGGCTCGACCTGCAAGCCCTGCATGTCGTGCAGGGCCGCGAGGTCGGCGAACAGGGTGGCGTCCGCGGCGGTGGCGACGCCGGACAACAGGTGGCGCATCTGCGCATAGGCCAGTTCGGACGCCACCGGCACGGCCAGGCCGTCGGCTTCGGTGACGTTGTCCATGCCGGCGTCGTAGACGCTGATGCCGGGACGGTCCGGATGACGCATGCGCGTCAGGAAGCAGGCCGCGGCCGTCGGCTCGACGAACCAGCAGTGCGCCGCGTCGCCGAACACCTGCTTCAGTCCGAAGGCGATGCCGGCCGGCGCGCCGCCGACCCCGCAGGGCAGATAAACGAATAGAGGGTGCCGGACGTCGACCGCGATGCCTTGTGCCGCCAGTTGCTCGCGCAAGCGCAGCGCCGCCACGCCATAGCCCAGGAACAGCGTCAGCGATCGTTCGTCGTCGACGAAATGCGCTTGGGGGTCGTTTTCGGCGGCCAGCCGGCCGGTGTGCACGGCGGCCGCGTAATCGCCGGCATGTTCGATGA
This genomic interval from Bordetella genomosp. 10 contains the following:
- a CDS encoding ABC transporter permease — its product is MISFIMRRLLATIPVLAMVAVIVFAMLRLTPGDPAAIIAGDSATPAQLEQIRHAMGLDQPVYLQLFLWLGQLLRGDLGVSLLSGASVTSMIADRAGPSIALTLCTILVSVAIALPLGIVAAWRQGKLLDRAVMAGSVLGFSVPVFVIGYVLILVFAVDLRWLPIQGYRPLSDGLLPFARSLALPTLALSTVYIALIARITRTSLIEVMAEDYIRTARSKGLREVGVLLGHALRNASVPIVTVIGIGIAMLLGGVVVTESVFNFPGVGRLVVDAVLSRDYPVIQALILLFALIYVLINLAIDILYTVLDPRIRY
- a CDS encoding ABC transporter substrate-binding protein, which translates into the protein MGITFSARRLCAALAFTGALATGAATPAAAATQITAVMQSDIRVLDPIITTAYITRNFGYMIFDTLLGTDVQGKIHPQMLEKWDVSADGKTYTFTLRPGLKWHDGAPVTAADCVMSIKRWAAQDKMGQIMTQLMTDMKPIDAEHFSMSFSAPTDLAIRALAKTSGVPPFMMPERIARTPPTEAIKEYIGSGPFKMVTAEFKPGVQIVFEKNQDYVPRAEPPSGTAGGKVVNVDRVKWVTMPDPMTAVNALASGEIDYMEQVPYDMLPLLENQPDVKLAVLDPTGNQTVMRMNFLNPPFDNKLVRQAAMYAVDQQEVLQALVGNPKYYRTCPAIFGCGMPFESDAGADVTVKGNIEKAKALLKEAHYDPKTQPVVILQPTDLGTVKAQPIVIAQALRKAGFNVKLEAMDWQTLVSRRASMAPLDKGGWNIFSTNNVMADVIDPLRAFGVAANGKGAWFGWPDVPAIEKLRMQFALSGNPDEQRKLAAEIQQLVIDEGVLLPMGQFTVPTGYRSTLSHPVNGPISVFWGIIKSAK
- a CDS encoding D-serine ammonia-lyase, encoding MAELWVNPDLRPAADVLAEADIRLADIEDAQARLARFAPLLTRLFPELRAADGQIESALLPVPAQNAGPLLALPPARTDWGRLLVKADHDLPVAGSIKARGGIYEVLAYTERLALQHGLIAPGGDYAALADAPARRVFARHTVSVGSTGNLAMSIGIMAASLGFRATVHMSAEARQWKKDKLRAHGVDVIEHAGDYAAAVHTGRLAAENDPQAHFVDDERSLTLFLGYGVAALRLREQLAAQGIAVDVRHPLFVYLPCGVGGAPAGIAFGLKQVFGDAAHCWFVEPTAAACFLTRMRHPDRPGISVYDAGMDNVTEADGLAVPVASELAYAQMRHLLSGVATAADATLFADLAALHDMQGLQVEPSAAAALSGPRMLLSHAVGEAYLREHAPGDSLARATHIVWSTGGRFVPPEEFQAFLARGRAAVPARA